From a single Loigolactobacillus coryniformis subsp. coryniformis KCTC 3167 = DSM 20001 genomic region:
- the liaF gene encoding cell wall-active antibiotics response protein LiaF, whose protein sequence is MRRLGPWRIFLIVEAILLITLGWQLFSHVPSLVFLVLGGLSLHIAIKSKQRRFLTSFFGLFGILSIAITLLTNPTIWLMVIVAIFFALTQGYDWHAQEKHLRWLPWHKKAFHAVKTCEPEMHAGDVAQTSWFGNQTIGNDVFEWNDINLVLAAGDTIVDLGNTLLPKADNTIVIRKGIGRTRILVPIGTAVMLDHTALVGSVTFNNKQYKMGNTALKLYSKDYDENPRRIKLLTNVLIGDLEVIFV, encoded by the coding sequence TTGCGACGACTTGGACCTTGGCGTATTTTCTTGATCGTTGAAGCTATTTTATTGATCACTTTGGGCTGGCAACTTTTCTCCCATGTGCCATCGCTGGTTTTTTTAGTTCTCGGCGGTTTAAGCTTGCATATTGCGATTAAAAGCAAGCAGCGGCGCTTTTTAACTAGTTTTTTTGGGTTGTTCGGTATTTTATCGATTGCAATCACGTTGTTGACTAACCCAACGATCTGGCTGATGGTGATCGTTGCAATCTTTTTTGCCCTGACGCAAGGTTATGATTGGCACGCGCAGGAAAAACATTTACGCTGGTTACCGTGGCATAAAAAAGCATTCCATGCCGTCAAGACTTGCGAACCTGAAATGCATGCCGGTGATGTGGCTCAAACTAGTTGGTTCGGTAATCAAACGATCGGTAATGATGTTTTTGAATGGAATGATATTAATCTTGTGTTAGCGGCTGGTGATACGATCGTTGATCTAGGGAATACTTTGTTACCGAAAGCTGATAATACAATCGTAATTCGTAAGGGTATCGGGCGCACGCGTATCTTAGTGCCGATCGGTACGGCGGTGATGTTAGATCACACCGCCTTGGTTGGTAGTGTGACGTTTAATAATAAACAATATAAAATGGGTAATACTGCACTGAAACTTTATAGCAAAGATTATGACGAAAATCCACGGCGGATCAAACTGCTGACCAATGTATTAATTGGTGATTTAGAGGTGATCTTTGTATGA
- the greA gene encoding transcription elongation factor GreA, with translation MAEQEFQMTAEGKAKLEAELEDLKVNKRPEIVERIKIARGFGDLSENSEYESAKDEQSLLEGQIASIENQLHYAVVVDSNAIADDEVAVGKTVSFVEVGDDEEESYTIVGAAESDPFAGKISNDSPIAKALIGKHTGDQVTISTPGGDMQVKITKVTK, from the coding sequence ATGGCAGAACAAGAATTTCAAATGACTGCAGAAGGTAAAGCAAAACTTGAAGCAGAATTAGAAGACCTAAAAGTTAATAAACGGCCTGAAATCGTTGAGCGTATCAAAATTGCCCGCGGTTTTGGTGACTTATCAGAAAATTCTGAGTATGAATCAGCTAAGGATGAACAAAGTTTACTTGAAGGCCAAATTGCGTCGATCGAAAATCAATTACATTATGCAGTTGTGGTTGACAGTAATGCAATCGCTGATGATGAAGTCGCTGTTGGTAAGACGGTTTCGTTCGTCGAAGTTGGCGATGATGAAGAAGAAAGCTATACGATCGTTGGTGCAGCCGAATCAGATCCATTTGCTGGCAAAATCAGTAACGATTCCCCAATTGCCAAAGCGTTGATCGGCAAACATACCGGTGATCAAGTGACGATCTCAACACCAGGTGGCGACATGCAGGTTAAGATCACTAAAGTGACTAAGTAG
- the udk gene encoding uridine kinase, whose protein sequence is MTEAQPAKPIVIGVTGGTASGKTTVSHAIFDHFADNSVLLLEQDAYYNDQSEMTMAQRKAVNYDHPLAFDTPRLISDLKKLLQYQSIEKPVYDYKLFNRSSETILQEPKDVIILEGVLILDDPRLRDLMDIKVFVDTDDDVRVIRRIERDIKERGRTLESVITQYLTTVKPMYHQFVEPTKRYADLIVPEGGENQVAIDLLVTKVRSILMQRGK, encoded by the coding sequence ATGACGGAAGCACAACCAGCTAAGCCGATCGTTATTGGGGTTACCGGCGGAACTGCCTCGGGCAAAACCACTGTTTCTCATGCGATCTTTGATCATTTTGCGGATAATTCGGTTTTATTATTAGAACAGGATGCTTATTATAATGATCAGTCGGAAATGACTATGGCACAGCGTAAGGCGGTCAACTATGACCATCCGTTGGCTTTTGATACACCACGTTTGATCAGTGATCTAAAGAAATTATTGCAGTATCAATCGATTGAAAAGCCAGTTTATGACTATAAATTATTTAATCGTAGCAGCGAAACTATTCTACAAGAACCTAAAGACGTGATCATTCTTGAAGGAGTTTTGATTTTAGATGATCCGCGGTTGCGTGATTTAATGGATATTAAGGTCTTCGTGGATACTGACGATGATGTACGGGTTATCCGCCGGATCGAACGAGATATCAAAGAGCGCGGTCGTACTTTAGAAAGTGTGATCACACAGTATTTGACGACGGTCAAACCAATGTATCATCAGTTTGTGGAGCCAACTAAGCGGTATGCCGATCTGATCGTACCTGAAGGCGGCGAAAACCAAGTGGCGATCGATCTGTTAGTGACAAAAGTACGTTCAATCTTGATGCAGCGCGGTAAATAA